The Odocoileus virginianus isolate 20LAN1187 ecotype Illinois chromosome 24, Ovbor_1.2, whole genome shotgun sequence nucleotide sequence TTGAAGGTAGTTTCACACCAGAATATAAAGAGCTTCCTTACTCTTGTTTTGTCACTGTATAGAATACATCATAAGGTTATGCAGTATTTATACTCAGAATCAATTTAGCCAGCCCCCTACTGATGAACACTTAAGTCGTTTCCACTCTTTTATCGTTGCAAACAGTGCTGTATGAGTAACCCTGTACACAGCCTGAGGGCAGAACCGCTTAGAAGCTGAGGGAAGGCTGAAGGGCCTCTGGAGGGCACAGGAGCCTGAGGGAGGGCCCTGGTTAcctgctcccagccctgcctAGCCGGTCTTCCCCTGGCTCTGTGCCAATCCGGcctcctcctgtctcctcctctccatcctgaGCTCCTGGTATCTCCAGACAGGAAGGGACAGCCGGCGGTTCCCTGAAGCCCTGGGCTCTGGCTTCCACTGAAAGCCAGCCGAGGGTGCCTTGGAGAGGAGGATCTTGGGGGCTCGGGGCCTGGGGCTGGTACTATCCCTGGGCTGGAGCCACTGGGGGCACATGCTCAGCACACCCTGAGGGCTCTGGTAGGGGGTGAAGACCCGGGGGCCGGGGACTTCctgagggggctggggggctgggggcgggggcggggcagtgCCCAGCAGCTCCGGGACAGACTTCCTTCGGGTTCCCACTGCGGGGGGGTGGTCAGGGCACAGGGTGTGGCAGGCGGTGGTGAGGAAAGGACTGGCCAGGCTGGTGGTGATGGTCACAAGGTGGTCCAGGACACCCCCTTCCTGAGGAGACTGCGCAAAGGGGAGGGTCAAGGTGGCCTGCAGTCGCTCTAGGAGAGACGGGGAGGCCTGAGCCTGGGCCACGAGCCCGGGCAAGGCTGGCCACTCAGGCTGATAATGCCGGCTGAGCTGCTCCACTTGGGGCCGCCGCAGCAGCTGCCGGATCCTCTGCACCGTGTCGAAGCTGTCTGTCAGAAACGCCCACTCCAGGGCGGTCTTGCCCCGGACGGGATCCACGGCTGTCAGGTCAgcacctggggggtggggggcacaggggTGTCATGCTGACTTGCAGaaggacagattctttaccaataggaTGGAGTGTCTCATCCTGTTGCAGCTGGAGCTGAGGATCCTCAGTGGCTATAGCCCAGGGTCAGTACCAGCCCCAGATTCAACTTCTGGCTTAGGACTGATGAAGAAATTGGAGTCCAGCGAGGGGAACAGACTTCAGAGAGacctcctggggagggagggtctCCAAACCTGGTGTAGAACAGAGACCCCCTGAGCTAAGGCACACACCAGAGGGATGGTGTGCAGGTTgcccaggatggggtgggggtcccTGGAGCAGGTGAGGGGATCCTGCTGGTTCCCACTCCTGGTTCCGCCCTTCATCACCACACCCCCCTAATCCTGGGAAGCAGGGAGAGGCTGTCTCTTTGAAACAAAGGAGGGGGCGCAGACCTTCCTCTCTTCTGACTCCAAACCCAGTCTGATGCAATGGGGAAGGGAAAAGCTGAAGGCTGGGGTTCCCCAGAGTGAACAACAGAGGGGGGACCCACCTCATGGAGTAATGATGGTCTGAGAGTGCACAGACAATGTGAACTTCACCCCAGAACAACTCTACACTGCCCCTACATCTCAACCATCCATCACTGCATTCCTGGAACCCTGGCTCCTCAGAGCTGGAAATCAGCCCAGAGAAGGCCATCACTCTCATTACCCTGGGTACGCTCAGAGAGGGAAGCCGTTAGCCCTCAATCACCCAGTTGGTGGCACAGCCGGGATGAGAACTCAAGAACCTGGTTCCAGACTCCAGCTTTTTTTGGTATTAGGTTATCTAGCTAGTCCAGTTATCCTCCCAACCTTTCTTTTCTGGGACCATCATTCACAGTGTAAACAGAGCTCTCAATAGCTGGACCCTTTATCAGAAGTCCCAGCACACTCCCCCCCACTCCAGGAGGTCAGCCTGGATTGatcttccttctccatctctctcctcaTTGCAACTATGATAGCAGACAGTgctggtggggagggatgggggaaggacTCAAGGCCACAGATCCTGGTCCAGGCCCCATGCACCTGCCATGAGGAGGGCAGCGACACATTCTGAGCGATCCCGCATGGCGGCCTTCATCAGCGCGGTCAGTCCCCGCTGGTCCCGGCGCTCCAGGTCAAGGCCTGCATAGTAGTTGATCAGGTGACTCACCAGAGACACGTGGCCTACAAGGCACCAAGGGCAGAGCTTAGCTACTCAAGAAAGGGATGATAAAGCCCCAAACCCACCTTCCATCCAACAAGGCAGCGTCTGGGGTGGGAGAACGTCATTGCAGACAGTGTGGGGCTATGGTCGGGTCTGGAGCGGGACTACTGATTAAGGATGGGGTTAGCAGCCTCTCACCTGCTTGGGCAGCCAGCATGAGGGCTGTGTCCCCTTCTTTGTCCTGCTGGTTCACATCCAGGAAAGGACAGCGGCTGAGCAGGGCCACCACACTTTGGAAACCATGGTAGCAGGCGACCATGAGGCCTGTCTGGAGGAGGGGCAGCTCAGCCTCTGTGGTTTCCTCCAGGAGCTCCATGGGGGCCCTGGGTCCTCTAAACCCACAACCGTCTCAGAGATGTCCcaggccctgggaagacccactcTTACCCACTCCCTCCTGAGGACCCAGGTGATGGGTGCTGACCCTGAAGCTCACAGTGCCCTCGCTGCCCTGCCAAGCCCCCCGGTGTGGCTCACCCTCCCGTTGCCGTCCACCTGGGTGGCTTCCTCTGGGGAGACCCCATCTTCCAGCATGGTTTGCAGCTGGGCAGGGTCATTGCGGACACAGGCCCAGTACAGGGCCCCCAGTGTGCAGCCTGGGGTAGAGGCCTCACTGTCCGGGCAGGACAGGGCCTCAGATGCATCCAGCCCTCCCTTCTGCCAGGTCGGCTCCTGGTCTTCCATCTTGCAGCCAAGAAGGCGAATGGCTCCTTCTCACGCGGTTGACATCTATAACACAGGATGAGGGGAACAGTGTTCTCCCTGGACCCGGAGAGGGACCCCAGCAGTTGTGACTGCCCAACTGGCCCTGGGGAGAGCTTTTTCTTGCTGGAGTCTCCCGTCCCATCTACCTTGGAGAGAGGACAAACCCCTGGCAGAGAGTTGCAAGAGTCTTAAGAGGACAGGAGTCCTTCACTACTAAGCGAGGATCCTAGTGAGATTCAAGGAGAGGAGCGGTCTTCTCTTTCCCATGGGAACTTACCTGGGGTTCGCAGGGTCCCTAGCAGGCagtcactgctggggcccagcctGGAGCCCAAAGCATTCCCCAGACTCCTGGAAGCACACTCACCGTGTCTCTGGCGTGTGTCGAGGTGGACTATCCGCCCCAGGAAGCAACGCTGGTAACAGATGGCTCGCCTTAACGGAAAAAGCTGCCTCAAACACCTCGGAGCTGAGCTGGATCAAGCCGGGTTACTTGGGGGGAGGCGgtgcggtggggggggggggggggggggggcgcgggcaAGGCGGGGCCGGCGCTCTCCTCTCCAAGATGACAGAGACCCGCCCCAAAAGCCTGCCCGGGGTGGGCGGGGCCCAGTCAGGGCAGCTCCGCCCCCGCGGAGGCGGTTCTGAGAGTAAGCACCCCATCTCAGCCCACGCACTCACCTCGCGCCTTCAGGGGAGGCTGGCTCTATCAGAAACCGATCCTTCGATCGTGGAAGGGCTGCGATGTCCTCAGACTCAGTCTCAAAAGCTGAAGTCCCTTCTTCCTTGGTGGAGCGGGGCCTTGGTGATGGGGCGGTGGTGGAAGAGGGTGCTATTGACATCTCACCAAACAGGGGCTGGAGGGAAATGGGGGTTCCAGGGGTCACCTGGATCTATTTTTTGAGGTtctggagaaattaaaatataaagaattgcTTAATTAAGGGCACAAAAATTATGATATAGAAAGTTTACGGGATTAGTTTGTTGTGgtaaattaaatatgaaatatttaaattgtgttgatatttaaatgaatttatttgatTATGTAATTTGTTtacttataattatttattaaattaataatgaAGTATTGTCAAACCATTCTTTAAATTACTAATAAATATCAAGTTTAATGAATTGGTTTTGGGCCTCAGGTGTAGAAAATGGAGCAAGTCATATTCCTCTGCTTATATCAGTTCAATTA carries:
- the ANKRD33 gene encoding photoreceptor ankyrin repeat protein isoform X1 — encoded protein: MEDQEPTWQKGGLDASEALSCPDSEASTPGCTLGALYWACVRNDPAQLQTMLEDGVSPEEATQVDGNGRTGLMVACYHGFQSVVALLSRCPFLDVNQQDKEGDTALMLAAQAGHVSLVSHLINYYAGLDLERRDQRGLTALMKAAMRDRSECVAALLMAGADLTAVDPVRGKTALEWAFLTDSFDTVQRIRQLLRRPQVEQLSRHYQPEWPALPGLVAQAQASPSLLERLQATLTLPFAQSPQEGGVLDHLVTITTSLASPFLTTACHTLCPDHPPAVGTRRKSVPELLGTAPPPPPAPQPPQEVPGPRVFTPYQSPQGVLSMCPQWLQPRDSTSPRPRAPKILLSKAPSAGFQWKPEPRASGNRRLSLPVWRYQELRMERRRQEEAGLAQSQGKTG
- the ANKRD33 gene encoding photoreceptor ankyrin repeat protein isoform X2, translating into MVACYHGFQSVVALLSRCPFLDVNQQDKEGDTALMLAAQAGHVSLVSHLINYYAGLDLERRDQRGLTALMKAAMRDRSECVAALLMAGADLTAVDPVRGKTALEWAFLTDSFDTVQRIRQLLRRPQVEQLSRHYQPEWPALPGLVAQAQASPSLLERLQATLTLPFAQSPQEGGVLDHLVTITTSLASPFLTTACHTLCPDHPPAVGTRRKSVPELLGTAPPPPPAPQPPQEVPGPRVFTPYQSPQGVLSMCPQWLQPRDSTSPRPRAPKILLSKAPSAGFQWKPEPRASGNRRLSLPVWRYQELRMERRRQEEAGLAQSQGKTG